Below is a genomic region from Capricornis sumatraensis isolate serow.1 chromosome 17, serow.2, whole genome shotgun sequence.
GCCACCAGCTTCCAGGTCTTCGTGTTGTGGAGACAAGATGGACAGATTCCTGGTGAAGGGGGCTGTCGGGGGCCTTAAGAGAAGGATGGAACAAGAGCAGACTGGAGGAGGCCCAGCAGGGTTGGCAGAAGAGGAGggaaacaacaagaaaaacccCAGAAGAGCAGCCCCGGGGAATGAAGTTGACTCAGCAGGCCTCAGCTGGCGGCGCATTCAAGCCGAGGGCCTGGACTGCGATTACACAGTCCTGTTTGGCAAAGCCGAAGCAGACGAAATTTTCCAAGAGTTGGAGAAAGAAGTGGAATATTTTACAGGTAAGCAGAGGGATGGTGGGGTTGTGTGTGGAAGGCTGATTTGAACACACTACTGGTCTGTGTTTAGAGAAATCTGAACTTAAGAGCCATTAATAACGGAttccagcacaagctggaatcaagattgctgggagaaacatgagtaacctcagatatgcagatgataccaccctaatggcagaaagcaaagaactaaagagcctcctgatgaaagtgagagtgaaaaagttcttaaaactcgacattcagaaaactaagatcatagcagccagtcccatcacttcatggcaaatagatggggaaacaatagaaacagtgagagactttaattttgggggctccaaagtcactgcggatggtaactgcagccatgaaataaaagacgcttgctccttggaagaaaagttatgaccaacctagacagcatgttaaaaagcagagacattactttgccaacaaaggtctgtctagtcaaagctatggttcttccagtagtcacgtatggatgtgagagttgaactataaagaaagctgagcaccgaagaattgatgtttttgaactgtggtgttggagaagactcttgagtcccttggactgcagggagatccaaccagttcatcttcaaggaaatcagtcctgaatattcataggaaggactcatgctgaagctgaaactccaatactttggccacgtgatgtgaagaactgactcatttgaaaagaccctgatgctatgaaagattgagggcgggaggagaaggggacgacagaggatgagatggttggatggcatcaccaatgcgactgacatgagtttgagtaaaccccgggagttggtgatggacagggaagcccggcgtgctgcagtccatggggctgcaaagagttggacacgactgagcgactgaactgaataatggatGAGTTTGTTAATTAATACATACTCCTGGCGTCTCTGGGCCAAGCACCTTACTGAGTGCTTGCGATACAAACTTAATAATGGGAATAACCTGTGCCCTGAGAGCTGGGAAGTTACCAGGTAATCCCTGTGCACCAGTTCTCAGCATCACTTGGAGGACTCTGTTGCTTGTGAGCACTCCATTGCTGGCCCTGCCGCCTGCAGTCTAGTGTCCAGAGTTTCCAATGCTGCTGATGCTGGAACCCACGCTGAGAACCACTGCAGCATGGCAGAGCACGGGGGCATGTAGAAACGCCCATGGGAGACCCAGCCTCCATCAAGAGCTGCATCAGCGCCATCTCCCCTGGATGCCCACACCCCTGCATCCCCGCAGTTGGCAACATCACCGTGCTAGCGTGTAACCTCACTTCATATTGCTCCAATTGTAGtctctttttttctggttctGCTGAGCAATTAAgttacagtgttttgttttgttttttaaattggacTAGAGCTGTTTCTCTCAATGTTGGACAAGAATCACTGCCCTCACAGGAAGGCTTTGGGTGAGCCACAATCATTTTTGAGGAGGAGGTCCTCGGCCAGAATAATAGATATTACTCCTGTTGTACTTTAGCTCCCGAATGCTCAGGGAGCATGCTCAGTGGAGACTTCTGAGGCCCCATGTCTCCCTTGCACAGGTGCGCTGGCCAGGGTCCAGGTGTTCGGGAAGTGGCACAATGTCCCAAGGAAGCAGGCGACATACGGCGACACTGGGCTGACCTACACCTTTTCAGGCCTCACTCTGTCCCCAAAGCCCTGGATCCCCGTTCTGGAGCGTGTCCGGGACCGTGTTTCTCTGGTGACTGGACAGACTTTCAACTTTGTGCTCGTCAACAGGTGACagtctgtcttttcctttttttttttttcccccaggagcATGGACTGCATTTTATAAATCTTCTGTCTCTTCCAAAAGGAAGAATTTAGGATTCCCCTATATTTTACTCATTTGTACAACAGATAATTCTTTAGTGTACTTGGGGACCTAGTAGTGAACCAGCACCAGCATTTCGTCTTTATGGAGTGCTCacctcgggggcgggggggggggcgctttccaggtggctcggtggtaaagaatccgcctgccaatgcaggagatgggggttcgatccctcggctggtaagattccctggaggagagcacggcaacccactccagtattcttacctggagaatcccatggaccaaggttATGGGGtccatgacctcatggactgtgggaTTACAAAGCGTCAGATGTGCCTGAGCACACATGGACGCAccttggtggggagggaggccgagaACTGATGAACAGGTGAACAGGATACCTTCAGTCATTGATAAACGTCTTGTAGAAAATTAAACAGACTGATCTAAGAACATCTGGGAGGAAGGAGTCTGGGTTTCTCAACAGCACTCGATGCTTTCAGCCAAATAATCCTCTTCTTGGGGCTGACTTCTGTGGTGCCAGATGTTGGGCAGCATCCCTGACCTCCACTGACCGGATGCCAGGAGCCCTGTGGATGAGAAATGGTTGCCTGCCGTGTCAGCACACGGAGGATGCGGGGCCACTGCAGCCTCCCCAGTGGTGCACCATCCGGCCTGGCAAAGAACAGGATCCTGGCCCCAGATCACTGAGGTGCctgtcaaaggaatgatttcagtgagcccagattcttgcatcttcccatacatagaaagcACGGAACTCATTAACCTGTGATGTctgggttttctttaattaacaagaatcttttgatgttccaactacctGGTTTTTGTTGCAAAACCCCTCTGTATCCTGGCTCATGCCTTATCTCTGGGGCCATCCCTCAGAGCTGAGAGACCGCCTcctgggcttaagtcctcagttcTGCCTGCAGAATTAAACACGGttttcaacttttaggttgtgcattttttccaAGGGTCCCTTTGGAGCAATGGAATGTCTCCAGACATCGCTTGAGTGCCCCCGGGGAGGGCAGAATTGCCCTGGTTGAGAATTTGGGGTTTAGGGGAAGATGGTTAGAGGAGGGGTCAGGAAAGGGTGACATTGGAGCTTATAACTAAACTAAGGGACCATGAGCCCCACAGGCCTCTGCAGGGAGAGCAGAGGGAGTTTGGAGTGCCTGTGGAGAGGAAATCCCACTGGTGTATGAGGGAAAGGGGTGTGGGGTGAGCTCAGCTcagaggtgggcaggggccaggcgAGGAACACAGATTTTATTCTGAGTTACAGAGAGAAGGCATCTTATGTGATAAAGGTTTACAAATATGAATCGGGGGACTGTAAGACGTGTGTTTGGCCTCTATCCATGTGTGTGGCGTTTTTGTTTGTGGCTGCACCGTGtgacttatgggatcttagttccccaaccagggaccaaacctgggccgtggcagtggaagcgtggaatcctaaccactggaccaccagggaatgcccTACTGGTGGGCTGTTTTAAAGCCTGTGATCAAAGAGGGCTGATAACAAACTGAAAGGCTTGCTTCACTGTGTAGACCAGGTGTGGCCCTTCAGCCCCTGCAGGAACCTGGGTTTGTGGCACTGTTTCCTGGCTGGCGGACGAGGACCCTCAGTGTGGGTGACGTGTTTCCAGAGAGGACTGTTCTGTGAACTCTGCTCGTTTTCTCACTGCAGGTACAAAGACGGCCAGGACCACATTGGTGAGCACAGGGATGATGAGAGAGAACTGGCTCCCGGGAGCCCCATCGCCTCTGTCTCCTTTGGGGCCTGCAGAGACTTCTTCTTCCGGCATAAGGATTCTCGGGGGAAGCACCCCTCCCGGAGGCTGGCGGTGGTCAGGCTCCAGCTGGCCCATGGCAGCTTACTCATGATGAACCACCCAACCAACACTCACTGGTACCACAGTCTCCCGGTCCGAAAGAAGGTTCCGGCTCCCCGGGTCAACCTGACATTTCGGAAAATCCAGCCTACTACAAAGTGAGCAGCGTTGTTAACAGCAAGTGCTTCTGTTGGCTCCTTCGCGCTCCACTCCTCGAGGGAGCTGCTGTTTCTTTTACCAACGGGGAACACGGAACGGGTTTCACCCAAGCGCAGGGCTTCTTATGGGTACAACGCAAAACTCAGAGAAAGAGGACACTGGTATCATACTGGTGAATTACGAAAGAATACCAGATGATGTTTTTCCTAACAAAATGATTCTTTTATTGCTATAATACAGCAGATACAAAAGGTACCTTTAGCAAATACATAAATCAACAGTTATTATGGCATAAACTATGAGTATGACTCGGGTTTTTGCAAAAAGAAGTGACTGTAAATAACTGAATGCTAGAAATAAGATTATCTGGCTGCTAACTAACGCCTAATAATTTACAACGTGAGGAAGCCACCCTTAAGTCAGGGGTAGAGAATGTGCCAGGAGATCATTCACATTTATGGCCGTAGCCGTGGCTCAGTCCCTGGCCTCTGACCAAGGGTCTGCTTACAACCAAACGTTCAAAGGAGGCACTGTTCACACCCGGCACCTCTTTGATGGCAGGTTTCCGAGTACATGGCGGCAGAAGGGCAGGTGCACAAAGCTACGGCTTGGTCAGGCAGGTGAAGGCCACGCGACCTGGGCACGTGTTGCCCCAGGCTCGGGTATCACGGGGATGCTCCTTTCACCATCAGAGCTGGGGTCTGCGACGAAGTCGGGAAGGGACATCTGCGGGAGCAGAGCAGAAGCTTCACACTGCTCCCTTCTCCCTGATGCTCACGGTCTGGAGAACCTTCACAGTCTGTTTCTGTCCATAGCAGGACTTCCCAGTCCTCGGGACGCACACACACCTGGCCCAGTGGAATGGGGACTGCCCAGGCCTCCGGTGGGTTCAGCTGACACCAAGGTCTTGTCTGGGA
It encodes:
- the ALKBH2 gene encoding DNA oxidative demethylase ALKBH2 isoform X1 codes for the protein MDRFLVKGAVGGLKRRMEQEQTGGGPAGLAEEEGNNKKNPRRAAPGNEVDSAGLSWRRIQAEGLDCDYTVLFGKAEADEIFQELEKEVEYFTGALARVQVFGKWHNVPRKQATYGDTGLTYTFSGLTLSPKPWIPVLERVRDRVSLVTGQTFNFVLVNRYKDGQDHIGEHRDDERELAPGSPIASVSFGACRDFFFRHKDSRGKHPSRRLAVVRLQLAHGSLLMMNHPTNTHWYHSLPVRKKVPAPRVNLTFRKIQPTTK
- the ALKBH2 gene encoding DNA oxidative demethylase ALKBH2 isoform X2 — translated: MDRFLVKGAVGGLKRRMEQEQTGGGPAGLAEEEGNNKKNPRRAAPGNEVDSAGLSWRRIQAEGLDCDYTVLFGKAEADEIFQELEKEVEYFTGTKTARTTLVSTGMMRENWLPGAPSPLSPLGPAETSSSGIRILGGSTPPGGWRWSGSSWPMAAYS